The nucleotide sequence GGCTGCTGGTCCGGAACTACCTTCCCGGCGGCGCGCCGAACGCCGCAGCCCTCTCCGCCCTGCTCGCCAGCCCCGCGGTCTATCAAGCCCATGCCCAAGAGATCGCCGGCGTGGTCCGGTCCCGTAATTACAACGGCGTCCTGATGGATTACCGGGGGCTCACTGCGGACCAGCAAGCGGCGTTCCTGGATTTCCTCGCCCATCTCCGAGAGGCCCTGCATGAACAGGGGAAGATCCTCGCGGTGATGGCTCCGCTCCCGCTGCCGGGGGAGAACGGCCGCTTCCACACCGGTGGTTACGACTGGAACCGGCTGGGCCGCCTGGCGGACGTCCTCTATGTGGAGGCCCCGGATGATCCCCACGCGTTCGTCCCCGGCGGGCTGGTGGAGCAGGGTCTGCGCTGGCTGATCGGCCGGGTGAACCGCTACCAGCTGCAGCTGGTAGGGCCCAGCCGGGGGATCGACCTGGGGCCTTCCGGGGCCCGATCCGTGGCTTTCGAGGAGGCCCTCGCCCATCTCGCCCGTCTGGAGAACACCGGTCCGCTGACCGTCACCCCGGGGATCACCCTCACCCTGGAGCCCGGGGCCACCGCCCGGGAGCTGGAGTTCCTGGCCGAAGCCGGGGTCTATCGCTACCTCTATGTGGACCCGGAGGGCCAGCCGCACACCGTCTGGATGCCCACCATCGGCCTGCTGGACCGCCAGCTGGCCCTGGTCCGGACTTATCGGCTGCGCGGGCTGACGTTGCGGGGCCTGCTGGAGGGCGGGACAGCGCCCGGGACGGTGGAGGCGATGCAGGCCTACCGCCAGCGCGGGGAGGTGCCGCCTCCGCCGACCCTGGAGTGGGTGTGGCGGATCACCGGGCCGGATGGTCGGATTGTGGCGGAGATCCCGCGCCCTCTGGCTGACGGTCAGGCGCAATGGGCAGCGCCGGAATCCGCCGAGGGACCCTTCCATATCGCCTTGCTCCTGCGCACGAACGTCGGGGAGCAACCGCAGGGGGAGACCACGGGTGTCCTGGCCCGCGCCACCCCGACGCCCTCCCCGACGCCGACGCGCACCCCCGGGCCCACACGCACGCCTGGCCCCACGCCCACGCCGGGCCCCAGCCCGACACCGCGCCCCACGGCCACTCCGCGCCCGCGGCCCATCGGCGGAGGCTTTGAGCTGGGCGGCCACGTGGACAGCTTCGCCCGGCCGGATCTGATGCGCTACGCCGGCATGACCTGGGTCAAGCGGCAGGTCCGCTGGTCCCCGGGCCAGGATCCCTCCAGCGTCGCCGGGCTGATCCAGCAGGCCCACGCCTACGGCTTCAAGATCCTCCTGGGCATCGTGGGCCATCCCCAGGAGATGGGCGCGCCCAACCCCGGCTACTTCGACGCCTTCGCCCAGTTCCTGGGCGGAGTCGCCGCCCTGGGGGCGGACGGAATCGAGGTATGGAACGAGCAGAACATCGATCGGGAGTGGCCCACCGGCCATATCGATCCGGTCAGCTACACGGACATGTTGCGGCGGGCTTACAACGCCATCAAGAGCCGCAACCCCGGCACCCTGGTGATCAGCGGGGCGCCGGCTCCCACCGGTGCGGAAGGGGCCTTCGGCTCCCATCGGGTCTGGAACGACGATCGC is from Thermoflexus hugenholtzii JAD2 and encodes:
- a CDS encoding glycoside hydrolase family 18 protein is translated as MAIARPRTRVPLWGWIVGLVGLALLALAGVGLAARSAGAACQTATAAQPLQLPTFRMAPVDPSQTLRAAVQPFAEPDHALREALTRLPPTLKPTGPYYAVRFCGEPPLPLRVTVYIPEGVEPWTTADVWGWTGAEWLWIGGELEEAYGLLTGEAPRPPRYVIVTTAQVPVPAFGALQEPGVSPDPRALEVVSEVSVAGMTLGLGGRLMGDVQALPPPDPQGRFVTWLLVRNYLPGGAPNAAALSALLASPAVYQAHAQEIAGVVRSRNYNGVLMDYRGLTADQQAAFLDFLAHLREALHEQGKILAVMAPLPLPGENGRFHTGGYDWNRLGRLADVLYVEAPDDPHAFVPGGLVEQGLRWLIGRVNRYQLQLVGPSRGIDLGPSGARSVAFEEALAHLARLENTGPLTVTPGITLTLEPGATARELEFLAEAGVYRYLYVDPEGQPHTVWMPTIGLLDRQLALVRTYRLRGLTLRGLLEGGTAPGTVEAMQAYRQRGEVPPPPTLEWVWRITGPDGRIVAEIPRPLADGQAQWAAPESAEGPFHIALLLRTNVGEQPQGETTGVLARATPTPSPTPTRTPGPTRTPGPTPTPGPSPTPRPTATPRPRPIGGGFELGGHVDSFARPDLMRYAGMTWVKRQVRWSPGQDPSSVAGLIQQAHAYGFKILLGIVGHPQEMGAPNPGYFDAFAQFLGGVAALGADGIEVWNEQNIDREWPTGHIDPVSYTDMLRRAYNAIKSRNPGTLVISGAPAPTGAEGAFGSHRVWNDDRYVAGMAAAGAASYADCIGIHYNEGIVPPDWTSGDPRDNYYTRYFWGMVNTYWNAFGGARKLCFTELGYLSDDGYPPLEAVAPSFAWAKDVTVQQQAEWLARAAQLSAQSGKVRLMIIWNVDFRNYGADPMAGYAIIRPDGSCPACETLHRVMGSR